CTGGAGCCCAATGCCGTTGGTGGGTACCAATGTTGTTCTTCGCTGAAGATTATTGTTTACCACCAGTTTGTTTTCTCCCGCGGTAAAGATCTCAATGATCAGTGGACTGCTTTTGGAAATGGTATTGTGTTTTACGGCGTTTTCTACGGCTAACTGTAGTGTAAGGGAAGGAATGAAGTAGTTGTAATACTGACTGTCGATGCTGATATGCAGTTCGATGGCATTTTCGTAGCGGGTTTGCAGGAGTTTAAAATAGGACCGGATAAACTGAAGTTCATCCGTAAGGGTGCTGAGGGTTTCCCGGTTGTTTTTTAAAAGATACCGGTACACTTTGCTCAACTCATCCAGGAACCGGATGGCGCGTTCTTTTTCAAGACTGATCAGGGACGACAGGGTATTAAAGCAATTGAAGAGAAAATGCGGGTTTACCTGGTCTTTTAGCGCACTAAACTCCTGTTTCAGCGAAAGCTGGTGAAGCATTTCCTTCCCTGTGGCACTTTCCTTATATTTCCTGAAAATATAATCGGTTTCGTAGAGGGGTTCAAAAACCAGGTTTACGCAAAGGCCCACCAATGCACCCTGCCAGAGATGTGATGTCTGGAGCCGGTAGTTGAAAATATGCAG
The sequence above is a segment of the Niabella agricola genome. Coding sequences within it:
- a CDS encoding sensor histidine kinase, which produces MKRLKWPKLRLYSFLFSMPFITAMLHLIMFEDRIWNEPLIWLFSAPLIFGFGILSMDAHTRYDLFIEKKYPALSQTRQRIMGKALVTLFVMTPSVYIIFLLYHGLHIFNYRLQTSHLWQGALVGLCVNLVFEPLYETDYIFRKYKESATGKEMLHQLSLKQEFSALKDQVNPHFLFNCFNTLSSLISLEKERAIRFLDELSKVYRYLLKNNRETLSTLTDELQFIRSYFKLLQTRYENAIELHISIDSQYYNYFIPSLTLQLAVENAVKHNTISKSSPLIIEIFTAGENKLVVNNNLQRRTTLVPTNGIGLQNIRTKYQLLQQPGFQVMEGHKNFTVVLPLLWRV